Proteins found in one Macadamia integrifolia cultivar HAES 741 unplaced genomic scaffold, SCU_Mint_v3 scaffold_267A, whole genome shotgun sequence genomic segment:
- the LOC122071569 gene encoding tRNA pseudouridine(38/39) synthase isoform X1, which yields MAGREGVLHSEVFDPQIERLEGEDLMIELQSQLKSLRSRVKELELENARLSQLSNCRCQKIQESPELSAVSSDISVEDIAQSTAGVGIVGVVLPQEHCREEGIYTRGKGGTKTVDVNKKKKSKEETIAGCDTGIMRHHARRYVALKIMYFGQRFHGFSLEGQMDPTVESEFFKALKQTKLLIGEREELQYSRCGRTDKGVSSVGQVVSLFLRSNLKDIKFLTNYEENAPKERCEEEIDYVRVLNRVLPKDIRVISWCPAPIDLHARFSCLSREYKYLFWRENLDISAMEVAGKKFIGEHDFRNFCKMDAVNVHNYKRNILSFEISSCNERSEDDQIWAMTIKGSSFLWHQVRCMVAVLFMIGEGLESPSVIDILLDTSKTLRKPQYVMAPELPLILYSCEFHDLSFVCSPDAKKTLYEHLKHEFQNYRLKASIFHTALLSCSSAMTDRSPLGYAKKKKAVHVPLMSRPTEPSYEERRAKLKSRK from the exons ATGGCGGGAAGGGAAGGTGTTCTACACAGTGAAGTCTTCGATCCTCAGATTGAAAGATTGGAAGGGGAAGACCTCATGATTGAGTTGCAATCTCAACTTAAATCTCTACGAAGCAGAGTCAAG GAATTGGAGCTCGAAAACGCAAGATTATCTCAGCTTTCAAATTGTCGGTGCCAGAAG ATACAGGAGTCTCCTGAACTTTCTGCTGTATCATCTGACATTTCAGTTGAGGACATAGCGCAATCGACTGCTGGTGTTGGTATAGTTGGAGTAGTTTTACCCCAAGAACATTGCAGAGAAGAAGGCATATATACAAGAGGGAAGGGGGGAACCAAAACTGTTGAtgtgaataagaagaagaaatcaaaagaggaaACAATAG CAGGTTGCGACACGGGGATCATGCGTCACCATGCTAGGAGATATGTTGCTCTAAAGATTATGTACTTTGGTCAAAG GTTTCATGGTTTTTCTTTGGAGGGACAAATGGATCCAACTGTCGAG TCTGAATTTTTCAAGGCACTCAAGCAAACAAAGCTTTTGATTGGTGAGAGAGAGGAGTTACAGTACTCAAGGTGTGGTAGGACTGACAAGGGTGTTTCATCTGTCGGACAG GTTGTGTCTTTATTTTTACGATCAAACCTTAAGGACATCAAGTTTCTTACAAATTATGAGGAAAATGCTCCAAAAGAAAGATGTG aaGAGGAAATTGATTATGTGAGGGTCCTGAACAGAGTCCTTCCTAAAGATATCCGAGTTATAAGCTGGTGTCCTGCTCCTATTGATCTCCATGCAAG GTTCAGCTGTTTGAGCAGGGAGTACAAGTACCTTTTCTGGAGGGAAAATCTTGACATATCA GCAATGGAGGTAGCTGGTAAAAAATTTATAGGGGAACATGACTTCAGGAACTTTTGCAAGATGGATGCAGTCAATGTTCACAACTACAAGCGCAATATCttatcatttgaaatttcatcTTGCAATGAAAG GTCAGAAGATGATCAAATATGGGCAATGACAATTAAAGGTAGTTCCTTTCTATGGCACCAGGTCAGATGCATGGTCGCTGTGCTGTTTATGATTGGTGAAGGTCTTGAATCCCCTAGT GTAATTGATATTTTGCTTGACACAAGCAAGACACTAAGGAAACCTCAGTACGTCATGGCACCTGAGCTTCCGTTGATTCTTTATTCCTGTGAATTCCATGACTTGAGCTTTGTTTGTTCTCCTG ATGCAAAGAAGACTTTGTATGAGCACTTGAAACATGAATTTCAAAATTATAGACTCAAGGCTTCCATCTTTCATACAGCACTGCTAAGTTGCTCTTCTGCAATGACCG ATAGGAGTCCCTTGGGGTATGCTAAGAAGAAAAAGGCAGTCCATGTTCCTCTGATGTCACGGCCAACTGAGC CATCTTATGAAGAGCGGCGAGCCAAACTGAAATCGAGAAAGTAA
- the LOC122071569 gene encoding tRNA pseudouridine(38/39) synthase isoform X3: MAGREGVLHSEVFDPQIERLEGEDLMIELQSQLKSLRSRVKELELENARLSQLSNCRCQKIQESPELSAVSSDISVEDIAQSTAGVGIVGVVLPQEHCREEGIYTRGKGGTKTVDVNKKKKSKEETIAGCDTGIMRHHARRYVALKIMYFGQRFHGFSLEGQMDPTVESEFFKALKQTKLLIGEREELQYSRCGRTDKGVSSVGQVVSLFLRSNLKDIKFLTNYEENAPKERCEEIDYVRVLNRVLPKDIRVISWCPAPIDLHARFSCLSREYKYLFWRENLDISAMEVAGKKFIGEHDFRNFCKMDAVNVHNYKRNILSFEISSCNERSEDDQIWAMTIKGSSFLWHQVRCMVAVLFMIGEGLESPSVIDILLDTSKTLRKPQYVMAPELPLILYSCEFHDLSFVCSPDAKKTLYEHLKHEFQNYRLKASIFHTALLSCSSAMTDRSPLGYAKKKKAVHVPLMSRPTEPSYEERRAKLKSRK, from the exons ATGGCGGGAAGGGAAGGTGTTCTACACAGTGAAGTCTTCGATCCTCAGATTGAAAGATTGGAAGGGGAAGACCTCATGATTGAGTTGCAATCTCAACTTAAATCTCTACGAAGCAGAGTCAAG GAATTGGAGCTCGAAAACGCAAGATTATCTCAGCTTTCAAATTGTCGGTGCCAGAAG ATACAGGAGTCTCCTGAACTTTCTGCTGTATCATCTGACATTTCAGTTGAGGACATAGCGCAATCGACTGCTGGTGTTGGTATAGTTGGAGTAGTTTTACCCCAAGAACATTGCAGAGAAGAAGGCATATATACAAGAGGGAAGGGGGGAACCAAAACTGTTGAtgtgaataagaagaagaaatcaaaagaggaaACAATAG CAGGTTGCGACACGGGGATCATGCGTCACCATGCTAGGAGATATGTTGCTCTAAAGATTATGTACTTTGGTCAAAG GTTTCATGGTTTTTCTTTGGAGGGACAAATGGATCCAACTGTCGAG TCTGAATTTTTCAAGGCACTCAAGCAAACAAAGCTTTTGATTGGTGAGAGAGAGGAGTTACAGTACTCAAGGTGTGGTAGGACTGACAAGGGTGTTTCATCTGTCGGACAG GTTGTGTCTTTATTTTTACGATCAAACCTTAAGGACATCAAGTTTCTTACAAATTATGAGGAAAATGCTCCAAAAGAAAGATGTG AGGAAATTGATTATGTGAGGGTCCTGAACAGAGTCCTTCCTAAAGATATCCGAGTTATAAGCTGGTGTCCTGCTCCTATTGATCTCCATGCAAG GTTCAGCTGTTTGAGCAGGGAGTACAAGTACCTTTTCTGGAGGGAAAATCTTGACATATCA GCAATGGAGGTAGCTGGTAAAAAATTTATAGGGGAACATGACTTCAGGAACTTTTGCAAGATGGATGCAGTCAATGTTCACAACTACAAGCGCAATATCttatcatttgaaatttcatcTTGCAATGAAAG GTCAGAAGATGATCAAATATGGGCAATGACAATTAAAGGTAGTTCCTTTCTATGGCACCAGGTCAGATGCATGGTCGCTGTGCTGTTTATGATTGGTGAAGGTCTTGAATCCCCTAGT GTAATTGATATTTTGCTTGACACAAGCAAGACACTAAGGAAACCTCAGTACGTCATGGCACCTGAGCTTCCGTTGATTCTTTATTCCTGTGAATTCCATGACTTGAGCTTTGTTTGTTCTCCTG ATGCAAAGAAGACTTTGTATGAGCACTTGAAACATGAATTTCAAAATTATAGACTCAAGGCTTCCATCTTTCATACAGCACTGCTAAGTTGCTCTTCTGCAATGACCG ATAGGAGTCCCTTGGGGTATGCTAAGAAGAAAAAGGCAGTCCATGTTCCTCTGATGTCACGGCCAACTGAGC CATCTTATGAAGAGCGGCGAGCCAAACTGAAATCGAGAAAGTAA
- the LOC122071569 gene encoding tRNA pseudouridine(38/39) synthase isoform X2, with product MAGREGVLHSEVFDPQIERLEGEDLMIELQSQLKSLRSRVKELELENARLSQLSNCRCQKIQESPELSAVSSDISVEDIAQSTAGVGIVGVVLPQEHCREEGIYTRGKGGTKTVDVNKKKKSKEETIGCDTGIMRHHARRYVALKIMYFGQRFHGFSLEGQMDPTVESEFFKALKQTKLLIGEREELQYSRCGRTDKGVSSVGQVVSLFLRSNLKDIKFLTNYEENAPKERCEEEIDYVRVLNRVLPKDIRVISWCPAPIDLHARFSCLSREYKYLFWRENLDISAMEVAGKKFIGEHDFRNFCKMDAVNVHNYKRNILSFEISSCNERSEDDQIWAMTIKGSSFLWHQVRCMVAVLFMIGEGLESPSVIDILLDTSKTLRKPQYVMAPELPLILYSCEFHDLSFVCSPDAKKTLYEHLKHEFQNYRLKASIFHTALLSCSSAMTDRSPLGYAKKKKAVHVPLMSRPTEPSYEERRAKLKSRK from the exons ATGGCGGGAAGGGAAGGTGTTCTACACAGTGAAGTCTTCGATCCTCAGATTGAAAGATTGGAAGGGGAAGACCTCATGATTGAGTTGCAATCTCAACTTAAATCTCTACGAAGCAGAGTCAAG GAATTGGAGCTCGAAAACGCAAGATTATCTCAGCTTTCAAATTGTCGGTGCCAGAAG ATACAGGAGTCTCCTGAACTTTCTGCTGTATCATCTGACATTTCAGTTGAGGACATAGCGCAATCGACTGCTGGTGTTGGTATAGTTGGAGTAGTTTTACCCCAAGAACATTGCAGAGAAGAAGGCATATATACAAGAGGGAAGGGGGGAACCAAAACTGTTGAtgtgaataagaagaagaaatcaaaagaggaaACAATAG GTTGCGACACGGGGATCATGCGTCACCATGCTAGGAGATATGTTGCTCTAAAGATTATGTACTTTGGTCAAAG GTTTCATGGTTTTTCTTTGGAGGGACAAATGGATCCAACTGTCGAG TCTGAATTTTTCAAGGCACTCAAGCAAACAAAGCTTTTGATTGGTGAGAGAGAGGAGTTACAGTACTCAAGGTGTGGTAGGACTGACAAGGGTGTTTCATCTGTCGGACAG GTTGTGTCTTTATTTTTACGATCAAACCTTAAGGACATCAAGTTTCTTACAAATTATGAGGAAAATGCTCCAAAAGAAAGATGTG aaGAGGAAATTGATTATGTGAGGGTCCTGAACAGAGTCCTTCCTAAAGATATCCGAGTTATAAGCTGGTGTCCTGCTCCTATTGATCTCCATGCAAG GTTCAGCTGTTTGAGCAGGGAGTACAAGTACCTTTTCTGGAGGGAAAATCTTGACATATCA GCAATGGAGGTAGCTGGTAAAAAATTTATAGGGGAACATGACTTCAGGAACTTTTGCAAGATGGATGCAGTCAATGTTCACAACTACAAGCGCAATATCttatcatttgaaatttcatcTTGCAATGAAAG GTCAGAAGATGATCAAATATGGGCAATGACAATTAAAGGTAGTTCCTTTCTATGGCACCAGGTCAGATGCATGGTCGCTGTGCTGTTTATGATTGGTGAAGGTCTTGAATCCCCTAGT GTAATTGATATTTTGCTTGACACAAGCAAGACACTAAGGAAACCTCAGTACGTCATGGCACCTGAGCTTCCGTTGATTCTTTATTCCTGTGAATTCCATGACTTGAGCTTTGTTTGTTCTCCTG ATGCAAAGAAGACTTTGTATGAGCACTTGAAACATGAATTTCAAAATTATAGACTCAAGGCTTCCATCTTTCATACAGCACTGCTAAGTTGCTCTTCTGCAATGACCG ATAGGAGTCCCTTGGGGTATGCTAAGAAGAAAAAGGCAGTCCATGTTCCTCTGATGTCACGGCCAACTGAGC CATCTTATGAAGAGCGGCGAGCCAAACTGAAATCGAGAAAGTAA
- the LOC122071571 gene encoding 2-methyl-6-phytyl-1,4-hydroquinone methyltransferase, chloroplastic-like, whose protein sequence is MASRRLIQHKKEAFWFYRFISIFYDTLGNPPHYTEEMREEALEPLDLHDRNLIVVDVGGGTGFTTCGVVKHVDAKNVTILDQSPHQLAKAKQKEPLNHCTIIEGDAEDLPFPTDYADRYVSAGSIEYWPDPQRGINEAYRVLKPGGKVCIIGPVYPTYWLSRFFADMWMLFPKEEEYIEWFKKAGFEDIQLKRVGPKWFRGVRRHGLIIGCSVTGVKSMPGDSPLELGPKVEDVKKPVSAFVFLLRFLIGFMASAYYVQLTTYMWLKDKIVPKGVPI, encoded by the coding sequence ATGGCTTCTCGGAGGCTTATTCAACACAAGAAAGAGGCATTTTGGTTCTATAGGTTCATCTCCATATTCTATGACACTCTTGGAAACCCTCCACACTATACCGAAGAAATGAGGGAGGAAGCCCTAGAGCCCTTGGACCTTCATGACCGGAACTTGATAGTGGTAGACGTTGGAGGTGGAACAGGGTTCACTACTTGTGGCGTTGTTAAACATGTAGACGCCAAGAATGTTACTATTCTTGACCAATCCCCTCATCAGCTTGCCAAGGCAAAGCAGAAGGAACCATTGAACCACTGCACCATCATTGAAGGTGATGCTGAAGATCTTCCCTTCCCTACAGATTATGCTGATAGATATGTGTCTGCAGGAAGCATCGAATACTGGCCTGACCCACAACGTGGCATCAATGAAGCTTATAGGGTCTTGAAACCTGGTGGTAAGGTTTGTATCATTGGCCCTGTGTATCCAACCTATTGGTTGTCTCGTTTCTTTGCAGATATGTGGATGCTCTTCCCAAAGGAGGAAGAGTATATCGAATGGTTCAAAAAAGCTGGATTCGAAGATATTCAGCTCAAAAGAGTTGGTCCAAAATGGTTCAGAGGGGTCCGTCGACATGGGCTGATCATTGGATGCTCTGTAACAGGAGTGAAATCAATGCCAGGAGATTCTCCTCTAGAGCTTGGTCCAAAGGTAGAGGATGTGAAGAAGCCTGTGAGTGCTTTTGTGTTCCTTCTACGTTTTCTTATCGGTTTCATGGCATCGGCATATTATGTTCAGCTAACTACATACATGTGGCTCAAAGATAAGATTGTTCCCAAAGGTGTGCCTATTTGA